In Holophagales bacterium, one DNA window encodes the following:
- a CDS encoding GAF domain-containing protein codes for MDSAPRSGSGPDSEPGLVGELERRLAEYEALLEIGVELAGSLDPLRVLSLALEKAEELCRAETSSIWELDEERSELFFRVVRGRVAGEIRGLRVPLGTGIVGAVAASGRAELVNDVENDPRWRGDPAEEFCTRAILAVPLVAHGRVIGVLQLLNPLERAAFTEDDLRRLRLFAGPLAHALDNARLYAAQKRQFVETVTALAEAIEKRDPYTGGHVRRVVVYSLLLGREMGLSRSELEQLRLGATLHDVGKIAIPDEVLRKPAPLDRGEFEVMKRHTLDGAEIVSRVRGLRALIPAVRSHHERLDGAGYPDGLGAEAIPLVARIIAVADTYDAMTTDRPYRRGMAPAAAFAEIDRHAGLQHAGEVVAAFRRLFERGEFTVAEGELLLGSLSESGSAE; via the coding sequence GTGGATTCCGCACCTCGTTCTGGATCGGGACCGGATTCTGAGCCCGGGCTCGTCGGCGAGCTCGAGCGCCGCCTCGCCGAGTACGAGGCGCTGCTCGAGATCGGCGTCGAGCTGGCCGGGAGCCTCGATCCGCTCCGGGTCTTGTCGCTCGCGCTGGAGAAGGCCGAGGAGCTCTGCCGCGCGGAGACCAGCTCGATCTGGGAGCTCGACGAGGAGCGCTCCGAGCTCTTCTTCCGCGTCGTTCGCGGGCGGGTAGCCGGCGAGATCCGTGGGCTTCGGGTGCCGCTCGGGACGGGGATCGTCGGGGCGGTGGCGGCGAGCGGCCGGGCCGAGCTGGTCAACGACGTCGAGAACGATCCACGCTGGCGCGGCGATCCGGCCGAGGAGTTCTGCACGCGAGCGATCCTCGCCGTTCCGCTCGTCGCGCACGGGCGCGTCATCGGCGTGCTCCAGCTCCTCAATCCCCTCGAGCGCGCGGCGTTCACCGAGGACGACCTGCGCCGGCTGCGCCTCTTCGCCGGTCCGCTCGCCCACGCCCTCGACAACGCCCGCCTCTATGCGGCGCAGAAGCGGCAGTTCGTCGAGACGGTGACGGCGCTCGCCGAGGCGATCGAGAAGCGGGACCCGTACACCGGTGGCCACGTCCGCCGGGTCGTCGTCTATTCGCTGCTGCTCGGCCGCGAGATGGGGCTTTCGCGTTCCGAGCTCGAGCAGTTGCGCCTCGGGGCGACGCTCCACGACGTCGGCAAGATCGCCATCCCGGACGAGGTGTTGCGCAAGCCCGCGCCGCTCGACCGCGGCGAGTTCGAGGTGATGAAGCGGCACACGCTCGACGGGGCGGAGATCGTCTCCCGGGTGCGCGGGCTGCGAGCGCTGATCCCGGCGGTGCGCAGCCACCACGAGCGGTTGGACGGCGCGGGCTACCCCGACGGGCTCGGGGCCGAAGCGATCCCGCTCGTCGCCCGGATCATCGCCGTCGCCGACACCTACGACGCGATGACGACCGACCGCCCCTACCGTCGCGGGATGGCCCCGGCGGCGGCGTTCGCCGAGATCGACCGCCATGCCGGCTTGCAGCATGCGGGGGAGGTGGTCGCGGCGTTCCGCCGGCTTTTCGAGCGCGGCGAGTTCACCGTCGCCGAGGGCGAGCTGTTGCTTGGCTCCTTGTCCGAATCCGGGTCGGCGGAGTAA
- a CDS encoding tetratricopeptide repeat protein, translating to MSPSRSIGFAALLLAVAFVSGGASRPAAEARSQLGFGIDMARRGLWNEAVFRFEAARRLSPDNFRILNDLAVAYEAVGRFEDALEAYRAALKVEPGSRQAKQNYARFVEFYQSFRPKAAKPAVTEAQPSATPTATPTPAAPSSGS from the coding sequence ATGAGCCCGAGCCGGTCGATTGGCTTCGCCGCACTTCTCCTCGCCGTGGCGTTCGTCTCCGGTGGCGCGAGCCGGCCTGCGGCCGAGGCTCGCTCCCAACTCGGATTCGGCATCGACATGGCCCGACGCGGCCTCTGGAACGAGGCGGTCTTCCGCTTCGAGGCGGCACGGCGGCTCTCCCCCGACAATTTCCGCATCCTCAACGACCTGGCGGTGGCCTACGAGGCCGTCGGCCGGTTCGAGGACGCGCTCGAGGCCTACCGCGCGGCGCTCAAGGTCGAGCCGGGCAGCCGCCAGGCCAAGCAGAACTACGCGCGCTTCGTCGAGTTCTACCAGAGCTTCCGCCCGAAGGCTGCCAAGCCCGCGGTGACGGAAGCCCAGCCGTCCGCGACGCCGACCGCGACGCCGACCCCTGCCGCGCCGTCCAGCGGCTCCTGA
- a CDS encoding PD40 domain-containing protein, whose amino-acid sequence MPKSKWLTRLALAGLTLAAIGATGAAAQDYGTSFGKNKIQYREFKWQIYHSPHFDVYYYAEEAELLEKVVSMAESAYDRLSRDFDHQIQKPTPLIFYATHSAFEQNNIIQNFIPEGIGAFASPVRNRMVLPIDLPEGELFQLVTHELTHIFQYDILFQGGVTRGIGVPQWVMEGMASYMAKDEGTSDRMFLRDAVVNDTIPSILERGVSGFFAYRFGHAAFDFIESRWGKEGFRDFVYEFRNTLGGRVEKAIERGFRIEPEDFDTEYRRWLRKQYLPELVATGEPSDFGRRFRYEEGETAQTISPTASPSGDLVATFSTLHGDLDIVLFDARKRRLVTNLTKGFSSDYQYLVSQFVTTGARMGRDLAFSPDGNRVAVFAKREKGRSLVLIDVLGRKVERVIDMDVEQQHAPAFSPDGKTIAFSGNLKGRFDLFTLDLASGTVSNLTNDDLFDGSPTYSPDGKSIVYSSVVAGEHAQLFRLDLADGKRYRLSEGAWNDKDAIFSPDGKRLYFTSDRSGADNIFGLDLGTGELRQYTNAVTGCFMPTVLVTPEGGEELVYTGYWRGRFDLYVTDLDNPVGKPTKVDLPVVAAAPAELPKFEPDIQVTLDEANKSKYGGFKLFLEDGGAYVGVTDDQTFLGYTYLSFSDYLGDRRLITAFSSIESFSNFDVVYSDQRRRWGWAVRLFDDRTFYTAVDQRIGQVVRDRAAYQQTGAVASISYPIDVYHRVEAGVGYIMRKLDFQQLVVDPATGQLVYSVEPRDDNFPLVEVAAVGDSAVYSSYGPVSGRRWRLGGAYALQTSGGGGTLTSSADLDLRQYIQVSERSNLSLRVFAGASWGDVPTPYYFGGLDTVRGFDFRSLVGDRAFFANFEYRFPLIDVLATPIFGFQSIRGRIFLDVGGAWFDYAGQGFTFWNGDENRLQDAVSSYGWGVTVKFAGLDLNWDFAKQWDFKESTAGGFRTSFWIGTGF is encoded by the coding sequence GTGCCGAAGAGCAAGTGGCTGACGCGCCTGGCGCTCGCCGGGCTGACCCTCGCGGCGATCGGCGCCACCGGCGCCGCGGCCCAGGACTACGGGACCTCGTTCGGCAAGAACAAGATCCAGTATCGCGAGTTCAAGTGGCAGATCTACCACTCGCCGCACTTCGACGTGTACTACTACGCCGAGGAGGCCGAGCTCTTGGAGAAGGTGGTGTCGATGGCGGAGAGCGCCTACGACCGCCTGTCGCGGGACTTCGATCACCAGATCCAGAAGCCGACGCCGCTGATCTTCTACGCCACGCACTCGGCCTTCGAGCAGAACAACATCATCCAGAACTTCATCCCCGAAGGGATCGGCGCCTTCGCCAGCCCGGTGCGCAACCGGATGGTCCTGCCCATCGACCTGCCGGAAGGAGAGCTCTTCCAGCTCGTCACGCACGAGCTGACCCACATCTTCCAGTACGACATCCTCTTCCAGGGGGGCGTCACCCGGGGCATCGGCGTGCCGCAGTGGGTGATGGAGGGGATGGCCAGCTACATGGCCAAGGACGAAGGCACCTCGGACCGCATGTTCCTGCGCGACGCGGTGGTCAACGACACGATCCCGTCGATCCTCGAGCGCGGTGTCTCGGGCTTCTTCGCCTACCGGTTCGGACATGCGGCGTTCGATTTCATCGAAAGCCGCTGGGGCAAGGAGGGCTTCCGCGACTTCGTCTACGAATTCCGCAACACGCTCGGCGGTCGAGTGGAGAAGGCGATCGAGCGCGGGTTCCGCATCGAGCCCGAGGACTTCGACACCGAGTATCGCCGCTGGTTGCGCAAGCAGTACCTGCCCGAGCTGGTGGCGACCGGCGAGCCGTCCGATTTCGGCCGCCGCTTCCGCTACGAGGAGGGTGAGACGGCGCAGACGATCTCGCCGACGGCCTCCCCGTCGGGCGACCTCGTCGCCACCTTCTCGACGCTGCACGGCGACCTCGACATCGTGCTCTTCGATGCGCGCAAGCGGCGTCTGGTCACCAACCTCACCAAGGGCTTCTCGAGCGACTATCAGTACCTGGTCTCGCAGTTCGTCACCACCGGGGCGCGGATGGGCCGCGATCTCGCCTTCTCCCCCGACGGCAACCGGGTGGCGGTCTTCGCCAAGCGCGAGAAGGGGCGCAGCCTGGTGCTGATCGACGTGCTCGGTCGCAAGGTGGAGCGGGTGATCGACATGGACGTCGAGCAGCAGCACGCCCCGGCGTTCAGTCCGGACGGCAAGACGATCGCCTTCTCGGGCAACCTGAAGGGGCGGTTCGACCTCTTCACGCTCGATCTGGCGTCCGGCACGGTGAGCAATCTGACCAACGACGATCTCTTCGACGGCTCGCCCACCTACTCGCCGGACGGCAAGTCGATCGTCTACAGCTCCGTGGTGGCCGGTGAGCACGCCCAGCTCTTCCGCCTCGACCTGGCCGACGGCAAGCGCTATCGCCTGTCGGAAGGGGCGTGGAACGACAAGGACGCGATCTTTTCTCCCGACGGCAAGCGTCTCTACTTCACCTCGGACCGCTCGGGCGCCGACAACATCTTCGGCCTGGACCTCGGCACCGGGGAGCTGCGTCAGTACACCAACGCCGTGACCGGTTGCTTCATGCCGACCGTCCTGGTGACCCCGGAGGGCGGCGAAGAGCTCGTCTACACCGGCTACTGGCGCGGTCGCTTCGACCTCTACGTGACCGATCTCGACAACCCTGTCGGCAAGCCGACGAAGGTCGATCTGCCGGTCGTCGCCGCGGCGCCGGCCGAGCTGCCGAAGTTCGAGCCGGACATCCAGGTGACGCTCGACGAGGCGAACAAGTCGAAGTACGGCGGTTTCAAGCTCTTCCTCGAAGACGGCGGCGCCTACGTCGGCGTCACCGACGACCAGACCTTCCTCGGGTACACCTACCTCTCCTTCAGCGACTATCTGGGGGATCGCCGGCTGATCACCGCCTTCAGCTCGATCGAGAGCTTCTCGAACTTCGACGTCGTCTACAGCGACCAGCGGCGGCGCTGGGGCTGGGCGGTGCGTCTGTTCGACGACCGGACGTTCTACACCGCGGTCGACCAGAGAATCGGCCAGGTCGTTCGCGACCGCGCCGCCTACCAGCAGACCGGAGCGGTCGCCTCGATCTCGTACCCGATCGACGTCTACCACCGCGTCGAAGCGGGTGTCGGCTACATCATGCGCAAGCTCGACTTCCAGCAACTGGTGGTCGACCCGGCGACCGGCCAGTTGGTCTATTCGGTCGAGCCGCGGGACGACAACTTCCCGCTCGTCGAGGTGGCGGCGGTCGGCGACTCGGCGGTGTACTCCTCCTACGGGCCGGTGAGCGGTCGGCGGTGGCGCCTCGGCGGGGCCTACGCGCTGCAAACCAGCGGCGGGGGCGGGACGCTGACCTCGAGCGCCGACCTCGACCTGCGGCAGTACATCCAGGTTTCCGAGCGCAGCAACCTGTCGCTGCGGGTCTTCGCCGGTGCCTCCTGGGGCGACGTGCCGACGCCCTACTACTTTGGCGGCCTCGACACGGTCCGCGGCTTCGACTTCCGTTCGCTCGTCGGCGATCGCGCCTTCTTCGCCAACTTCGAGTACCGCTTCCCGCTGATCGACGTGCTGGCGACGCCGATCTTCGGCTTCCAGAGCATCCGCGGGCGGATCTTCCTCGACGTCGGCGGCGCCTGGTTCGACTATGCCGGGCAGGGCTTCACCTTCTGGAACGGGGACGAGAACCGGTTGCAGGACGCCGTCTCCTCCTACGGCTGGGGTGTCACCGTCAAGTTCGCCGGTCTCGACCTCAACTGGGACTTCGCCAAGCAGTGGGACTTCAAGGAGTCGACCGCGGGTGGATTCCGCACCTCGTTCTGGATCGGGACCGGATTCTGA
- the purQ gene encoding phosphoribosylformylglycinamidine synthase subunit PurQ produces the protein MRCGVVVFPGSNCDHDVYHVLKHVLESEVTFLWHQDSSLKAVDFVVLPGGFSYGDYLRAGALAARSPVMGAIREHAAKGGLVLGICNGFQILLESGLLPGAMRRNRDLRFLCKEVNLRVERTDLPFTRRYRVGQVVRMPIAHAEGNYEDREAELDRLEAQRQVVFRYCSPFGEVDERSNPNGSARGIAGVCNVAGNVLGLMPHPERCSEEVLGSTDGLDVFASVVGATAAAGGAR, from the coding sequence ATGAGGTGCGGCGTCGTCGTCTTCCCGGGGAGCAACTGCGACCACGACGTCTACCATGTCCTCAAGCACGTCCTGGAATCCGAGGTCACCTTCCTCTGGCACCAGGACTCGAGCCTCAAGGCGGTGGACTTCGTCGTTCTCCCGGGCGGCTTTTCCTACGGTGACTACCTGCGCGCCGGGGCGCTTGCCGCGCGTTCGCCGGTCATGGGGGCGATTCGCGAGCATGCGGCCAAGGGCGGCCTGGTGCTCGGCATCTGCAACGGCTTCCAGATCCTGCTCGAAAGCGGGTTGCTGCCCGGGGCGATGCGGCGCAACCGCGACCTGCGCTTCCTCTGCAAGGAGGTCAACCTGCGGGTCGAACGCACCGACCTGCCGTTCACGCGGCGCTACCGTGTCGGCCAGGTCGTGCGCATGCCGATCGCCCATGCGGAAGGAAACTACGAGGACCGGGAGGCGGAGCTCGATCGTCTCGAGGCACAGCGGCAGGTGGTCTTCCGCTACTGCTCGCCGTTCGGCGAGGTCGACGAGCGGTCGAACCCCAACGGTTCGGCGCGCGGCATCGCCGGCGTCTGCAATGTGGCCGGGAACGTGCTCGGCCTGATGCCGCATCCCGAGCGTTGCAGCGAGGAGGTCCTGGGATCGACCGACGGCCTCGACGTGTTCGCGTCGGTGGTCGGAGCGACGGCAGCGGCAGGAGGTGCCAGGTGA
- a CDS encoding MBL fold metallo-hydrolase → MRAIVLGSGSGGNAVLVESGGKRLLIDAGFSCREIENRLRGAGVEAASLSALLLTHEHEDHVRGARRLASRHRLPVYATAGTFAGGEPGAELCASGIRIRSGEPFEAAGFAVEPFAIPHDAREPVGFVVEDAAGRRLGLVADLGCPSRLAWGRLRDLDLLLLETNHDLDMLRSGPYPWVLKQRVAGRHGHLSNRQAADGLAELVGERLRHVVAYHLSRTNNLPALAAAALGEELDRLGASCEVVLSEQSTPTSWLEVTA, encoded by the coding sequence GTGCGCGCAATCGTCCTCGGCTCAGGAAGTGGCGGCAACGCCGTTCTCGTGGAGTCCGGCGGCAAGCGGCTGCTCATCGATGCCGGCTTCTCCTGCCGCGAGATCGAAAACCGTCTGCGCGGTGCCGGCGTCGAGGCGGCCTCCCTGTCCGCGCTGCTGCTGACCCACGAGCACGAGGACCATGTGCGGGGCGCGCGGCGCCTCGCTTCGCGGCACCGTCTGCCGGTCTACGCCACGGCGGGAACGTTCGCCGGCGGCGAACCGGGGGCCGAGCTCTGTGCCTCCGGCATCCGCATCCGATCGGGTGAGCCGTTCGAGGCGGCAGGGTTCGCCGTCGAACCGTTCGCCATCCCGCACGACGCGCGCGAGCCGGTGGGCTTCGTCGTCGAGGACGCAGCCGGCCGCCGGCTCGGGTTGGTCGCCGACCTCGGCTGCCCGAGCCGTCTCGCCTGGGGCCGGCTGCGAGACCTCGATCTCCTGTTGCTCGAGACCAATCACGACCTCGACATGCTGCGCAGCGGCCCCTATCCCTGGGTGCTGAAACAGCGCGTGGCCGGGCGGCATGGCCATCTGTCGAACCGCCAGGCGGCCGACGGCCTCGCCGAGCTCGTCGGGGAGCGGTTGCGCCATGTCGTGGCCTACCACCTTTCCCGGACGAACAACCTCCCGGCGCTCGCCGCGGCGGCTCTCGGCGAGGAGCTCGACCGGCTCGGTGCGTCCTGCGAGGTGGTTCTCAGCGAACAATCCACCCCGACTTCCTGGCTGGAGGTGACTGCGTGA
- the topA gene encoding type I DNA topoisomerase, producing MAKNLIIVESPAKTRTLRKFLGRDWAVEASVGHIRDLPKKDMGLGVDFEPKYAVLADKKDVVKRLREAAKKAQTVYLAPDPDREGEAIAWHIAEVLDSAGKEVHRVTFNEITKRAVLQALAEPGVIDQRKVDAQQARRVLDRLMGFKLSPLLWDKVKRGLSAGRVQSVALKMVCERQDEIEAFVPVEYWVLGAELAAGTPPTFLARLHQIKGKKAEVGDAATAGKVAAAFEKGPFKVTAIERKESKQRPSPPFITSRLQQEAARRYGFSVKRTMALAQGLYEGREIGDRGQLGLITYMRTDSTRIADEAIVAVREAIAATYGADKLPEKPNFYSSKKGAQDAHEAIRPTYFDLPPESVAGYLSADELKLYRLIWDRFVASQMLPAIFDVTRVDVGCGPYTLRATGKVLKSAGFLAVYREVEEGNGDGEEGGKGEAKEDAKEDAMLPALVEGQELRLVRVEKEQKFTQPPAQYSEATLVKALEENGIGRPSTYASILSTLTDREYVAKVEARFRPSPLGRLVNKLLQGGFADVLNERYTAQLEEELDKIEEGGMPWKQAVREFDEKFDRDLATAGEKMPNVKRDGLPTDESCPKCGAPLVVRFGRYGAFVGCSNYRAEPPCDYTRDLEPKAESEAPAEEIAPCEKCGKPMAMRRSRFGVFLGCTGYPECKNIRKTGPKAEPPKETGVGCPQCNEGTMLEKKSRRGKIFFSCSRYPACDFALWDRPVPQPCPRCGAPYLVEKTSKRKGSRLICTREGCGYEEEIAEAS from the coding sequence GTGGCGAAGAACCTCATCATCGTCGAGAGCCCCGCGAAGACCCGGACGCTGCGCAAATTCCTCGGTCGAGACTGGGCCGTCGAAGCGTCGGTCGGCCACATCCGCGACCTGCCCAAGAAGGACATGGGTCTCGGGGTCGACTTCGAGCCGAAGTACGCCGTGCTCGCCGACAAGAAGGACGTGGTCAAGCGCCTGCGCGAGGCGGCCAAGAAGGCCCAGACGGTCTACCTCGCCCCCGACCCGGATCGCGAAGGGGAGGCGATCGCCTGGCACATCGCCGAGGTGCTCGACAGCGCCGGCAAGGAGGTGCATCGCGTCACCTTCAACGAGATCACCAAGCGCGCCGTCCTCCAGGCCCTCGCCGAACCCGGCGTGATCGACCAGCGCAAGGTCGACGCCCAGCAGGCGCGGCGCGTTCTCGATCGGCTGATGGGCTTCAAGCTCTCGCCACTGCTCTGGGACAAGGTCAAGCGCGGGCTCTCCGCCGGACGGGTGCAGTCGGTGGCGCTCAAGATGGTCTGCGAGCGCCAGGACGAGATCGAGGCCTTCGTTCCGGTCGAGTACTGGGTGCTGGGGGCCGAGCTCGCCGCCGGCACGCCGCCGACCTTCCTTGCCCGGCTCCACCAGATCAAGGGGAAGAAGGCGGAGGTCGGCGACGCCGCCACCGCCGGCAAGGTCGCCGCAGCGTTCGAGAAGGGGCCGTTCAAGGTCACCGCGATCGAGCGCAAGGAGTCCAAGCAGCGGCCCTCGCCGCCGTTCATCACCAGCCGCCTGCAGCAGGAGGCGGCGCGGCGCTACGGCTTCTCGGTGAAGCGCACGATGGCGCTCGCCCAGGGGCTCTACGAAGGGCGCGAGATCGGCGATCGCGGACAGCTCGGCCTGATCACCTACATGCGAACCGACTCCACGCGCATCGCCGACGAGGCGATCGTCGCCGTGCGCGAAGCGATCGCCGCGACCTACGGCGCCGACAAGCTGCCGGAGAAGCCCAACTTCTACTCCTCGAAGAAGGGGGCGCAGGACGCCCACGAGGCGATCCGCCCCACCTATTTCGACCTGCCGCCGGAGAGCGTCGCCGGCTACCTCTCGGCCGACGAGCTCAAGCTCTACCGGCTGATCTGGGACCGCTTCGTCGCCAGCCAGATGCTGCCGGCGATCTTCGACGTGACGCGCGTCGACGTCGGGTGCGGCCCCTACACCCTGCGCGCCACCGGCAAGGTGCTGAAGAGCGCCGGTTTCCTCGCTGTCTATCGCGAAGTCGAAGAGGGCAACGGCGACGGCGAGGAGGGCGGGAAGGGCGAGGCCAAAGAGGACGCCAAAGAAGACGCGATGCTGCCGGCGCTCGTCGAAGGCCAGGAGCTGCGTCTCGTCCGCGTCGAGAAGGAGCAGAAGTTCACCCAGCCGCCCGCCCAGTACAGCGAAGCGACGCTGGTCAAGGCGCTCGAGGAGAACGGCATCGGCCGGCCGTCGACCTACGCCTCGATCCTCTCCACGCTGACCGACCGGGAGTACGTCGCCAAGGTCGAGGCGCGCTTCCGCCCGAGCCCGCTCGGTCGCCTGGTCAACAAGCTGCTGCAAGGCGGCTTCGCCGACGTGCTCAACGAGCGCTACACCGCCCAGCTCGAGGAGGAGCTCGACAAGATCGAGGAGGGCGGCATGCCGTGGAAGCAGGCGGTGCGCGAGTTCGACGAGAAGTTCGACCGCGACCTCGCCACGGCGGGCGAGAAGATGCCCAACGTCAAGCGCGACGGGTTGCCGACCGACGAATCGTGCCCGAAGTGCGGTGCGCCGCTGGTCGTGCGCTTCGGCCGCTACGGCGCCTTCGTCGGCTGCAGCAACTACCGCGCCGAGCCGCCGTGCGACTACACCCGCGACCTCGAGCCGAAGGCCGAGTCCGAGGCGCCCGCCGAGGAGATCGCCCCCTGCGAGAAGTGCGGCAAGCCGATGGCGATGCGGCGCAGTCGCTTCGGGGTCTTTCTCGGCTGCACCGGCTACCCGGAGTGCAAGAACATCCGCAAGACCGGCCCCAAGGCCGAGCCGCCGAAGGAGACCGGCGTGGGCTGTCCCCAGTGCAACGAGGGCACCATGCTCGAGAAGAAGTCCCGGCGCGGCAAGATCTTCTTCAGCTGCTCGCGCTACCCGGCCTGCGACTTCGCCCTCTGGGATCGGCCGGTGCCGCAGCCCTGCCCGCGCTGCGGCGCCCCCTACCTCGTCGAGAAGACCTCGAAGCGCAAGGGCTCGCGCCTGATCTGCACACGCGAGGGCTGCGGCTACGAGGAAGAGATCGCCGAGGCAAGTTGA
- the dprA gene encoding DNA-protecting protein DprA — protein sequence MPPPTPRELALALNASPSVPRAAACLLAGCLDEWMEAAEADSSRLSRRLGVSPRALAAALALRERAAELAGRETAAATREGARTLVRGDADYPESLLHLSLPPPALYCLGELPTGPAVAIVGSRRAESWALEAARWLGHELAAAGVLVVSGLALGVDASAHRGALAANGGRTVAVLGCGLAIDYPRGHRALAREIAASGAVVSEFPPHTPPEPWRFPVRNRLIAALAAGVVVVSAVPRSGSLVTARLALELGREVMALPARIFDETGLGTNALLRDGATLVRHPDDVLQALGLDRPAAASAPRPRRDGEPDGPANPLVALLAAGGPVELDALAAAAGRPVDELLGELLELELSGRVRRLPGPRFEVLR from the coding sequence ATGCCGCCCCCGACACCTCGCGAGCTCGCCCTCGCGCTCAACGCCTCACCCTCCGTGCCGCGCGCCGCCGCCTGCCTGCTCGCCGGATGTCTCGACGAATGGATGGAGGCCGCGGAGGCGGATTCCTCGCGACTCTCGCGTCGACTCGGCGTCTCCCCGCGAGCGCTGGCCGCCGCTCTGGCCCTGCGAGAGCGCGCCGCCGAGCTCGCTGGGCGGGAGACCGCCGCCGCAACACGCGAGGGCGCCCGCACCCTCGTCCGCGGCGACGCCGACTACCCCGAGTCGCTTCTCCATCTCTCGCTTCCCCCGCCAGCGCTCTACTGCCTCGGTGAGCTGCCGACCGGGCCGGCGGTCGCGATCGTCGGCTCCCGCCGCGCCGAGAGCTGGGCCCTCGAGGCAGCGCGCTGGCTGGGTCACGAGCTTGCCGCCGCCGGGGTCCTGGTGGTCTCCGGCCTGGCCCTCGGCGTGGACGCGTCCGCCCATCGCGGCGCGCTCGCCGCCAACGGCGGTCGCACCGTCGCGGTGCTCGGCTGCGGCCTGGCGATCGACTACCCCCGCGGTCATCGGGCGCTGGCGCGCGAGATCGCCGCGAGCGGTGCTGTCGTCTCCGAGTTCCCGCCCCACACCCCACCCGAGCCCTGGCGCTTCCCGGTGCGGAACCGCCTGATCGCCGCGCTCGCCGCCGGCGTGGTCGTCGTTTCGGCCGTGCCGCGCTCGGGCTCGCTGGTCACGGCGCGCCTGGCGCTCGAGCTGGGGCGCGAGGTGATGGCCTTGCCGGCACGCATCTTCGACGAGACCGGCCTCGGCACCAACGCCCTGCTGCGCGACGGCGCGACGCTGGTTCGCCACCCCGACGACGTCCTGCAGGCGCTCGGCCTCGATCGCCCGGCCGCGGCGTCCGCCCCCCGACCGCGCCGCGACGGCGAGCCTGACGGCCCGGCCAACCCGCTGGTCGCCCTGCTCGCCGCGGGAGGGCCGGTCGAGCTCGACGCCCTCGCTGCCGCCGCCGGCCGTCCGGTCGACGAGCTCCTCGGCGAGCTGCTCGAGCTCGAGCTCTCCGGCCGGGTCCGCCGCCTTCCCGGCCCCCGGTTCGAGGTCTTGCGATGA
- a CDS encoding 3',5'-cyclic-nucleotide phosphodiesterase, whose amino-acid sequence MKIETLGVFGGESVDCRMTCLLINDGIALDAGSLSQVLPIERQRAVHSIVLSHSHMDHTSSLPFFIENVFGKLRDAVDIYASPAAIYALRKHLFNNDTWPDFTRLPNHLLPTLRFHELVDEVPFVVDGVTFTPIQVNHLVPTHGYLIEQGDAALLWSSDTGPTQRLWEIANGLTRLKAICVDTSFDSSLQRIADLSLHLTPATLESELRKLHRRVPILLHHLKPTCLKAVQEEVRRLQNPDLDFLEQGRTYHF is encoded by the coding sequence ATGAAGATCGAAACCCTCGGTGTCTTCGGCGGCGAGAGCGTCGACTGCAGGATGACCTGCCTGCTGATCAACGACGGCATCGCCCTCGACGCGGGCTCGCTCTCGCAGGTGCTGCCGATCGAGCGACAACGCGCCGTCCACTCCATCGTGCTGTCGCACTCGCACATGGACCACACCAGCTCACTGCCGTTCTTCATCGAGAACGTCTTCGGCAAGCTGCGTGACGCGGTCGACATCTACGCTTCGCCGGCGGCCATCTACGCGCTGCGCAAGCACCTGTTCAACAACGACACCTGGCCGGATTTCACCCGCCTGCCGAACCACCTCCTGCCGACCTTGCGTTTCCACGAGCTGGTCGACGAGGTGCCGTTCGTGGTCGACGGCGTGACCTTCACGCCGATCCAGGTCAACCACCTGGTGCCGACCCACGGCTATCTCATCGAGCAGGGCGACGCAGCCCTCCTCTGGTCGAGCGACACGGGTCCGACGCAGCGGCTCTGGGAGATCGCCAACGGCCTGACGCGGCTCAAGGCGATCTGTGTCGACACGAGCTTCGACAGCTCGCTGCAGCGAATCGCCGATCTTTCGCTGCACCTGACCCCCGCGACGCTGGAGAGCGAGCTCCGCAAGCTCCATCGTCGCGTGCCGATCCTGCTCCACCACCTGAAGCCGACTTGCCTCAAGGCGGTCCAGGAGGAGGTCCGGCGCCTGCAGAACCCCGATCTGGACTTCCTCGAGCAGGGCCGCACCTATCACTTCTGA
- the purS gene encoding phosphoribosylformylglycinamidine synthase subunit PurS, whose amino-acid sequence MKAKVTVYPRREILDPQGKAIREALTRLGFAEVLDVRAGKSFEIELATTDATQAGERLRQMAAKLFANPVVEDYEIELEGAEAP is encoded by the coding sequence GTGAAGGCGAAGGTGACGGTTTACCCGCGGCGCGAGATCCTCGATCCGCAAGGCAAGGCGATTCGCGAGGCGCTGACCCGCCTGGGGTTCGCGGAGGTGCTCGACGTGCGCGCCGGCAAGAGCTTCGAGATCGAGCTGGCGACGACCGACGCGACGCAGGCCGGCGAGCGCCTGCGGCAGATGGCCGCCAAGCTGTTCGCCAACCCGGTCGTCGAGGACTACGAGATCGAGCTCGAGGGCGCGGAGGCGCCATGA